From Aedes albopictus strain Foshan chromosome 1, AalbF5, whole genome shotgun sequence, one genomic window encodes:
- the LOC134289833 gene encoding uncharacterized protein LOC134289833, producing MTIIGVVQRLELSDEINLISSGKNSRRLGPLDPILVDGLLRVGGRLENSHLPYEARHQVLLPNKSPVCELLIRDMHLENLHLGPSGLMSLMRQRFWLINAKSTIRKVLRRCVTCFRSRPRCLQPMMGRLPEARVVPSAPFSRTGVDFAGPVFVKVGLRKFVCVKAYICIFVCLATKAIHLELVSDLSSAAFVAALHRFVSRRGLVEELHSDHGTNFVGAKSDLHELFLMFRDDQSKGRIDEFCSAREIVWKFIPPRSPNFGGLWEAGVKSTKTHLRKVLSNACLTFEEFCTVLTQIEAVLNSRPLFANSLDTHEPSALTPGHFLIGRELVAIPEPTLEDAPVNRLTRWKYLQSLRQQFWKRWSNEYLNTLQAHSKWHNGSPNVTPGLIVIIKEDNLPPQSWKLGRIVKVYPGKDLVVRVVDVETSTGVYRRSVFRLAPLPIEDNDQALASTDPQ from the coding sequence ATGACTATTATTGGAGTCGTTCAACGTCTTGAATTGTCGGATGAAATCAACCTGATTTCGTCAGGGAAAAATAGTCGTCGTTTAGGTCCACTTGATCCCATATTGGTGGACGGTTTGTTAAGAGTAGGTGGTCGTTTGGAGAATTCTCACCTACCGTATGAAGCTCGCCACCAGGTTCTTCTTCCGAATAAGAGCCCAGTTTGTGAGCTTCTGATTCGGGACATGCATCTCGAAAACCTTCATCTTGGTCCTTCAGGGTTGATGTCTCTTATGCGTCAACGATTCTGGTTGATTAACGCTAAATCAACCATTCGGAAGGTTTTGCGGAGATGCGTGACTTGTTTCCGATCTCGTCCTCGCTGCCTACAGCCTATGATGGGTCGCCTTCCGGAGGCTCGTGTCGTTCCCTCCGCTCCGTTTTCTCGAACCGGCGTTGACTTCGCCGGACCGGTATTCGTGAAGGTTGGTCTCCGGAAGTTCGTTTGTGTGAAGGCCTACATCTGTATTTTTGTGTGTCTCGCTACCAAAGCCATTCATTTGGAGTTGGTTTCCGACCTGTCGTCCGCAGCGTTCGTGGCTGCTCTCCACCGTTTCGTGAGCCGCAGAGGCTTAGTTGAAGAGTTACATTCCGATCACGGCACAAATTTCGTAGGTGCAAAATCGGACCTCCATGAACTGTTCCTGATGTTCAGAGATGATCAATCCAAGGGAAGGATTGATGAGTTCTGTTCTGCCCGTGAAATTGTCTGGAAATTCATCCCGCCTCGCTCACCCAATTTTGGTGGGTTGTGGGAGGCCGGGGTGAAGAGTACAAAAACCCATTTACGAAAGGTCTTATCTAACGCCTGTCTCACCTTCGAAGAATTCTGTACTGTATTGACGCAAATTGAAGCAGTACTTAATTCGCGTCCACTCTTCGCCAACTCGTTGGATACCCATGAACCGTCTGCTTTAACCCCTGGCCATTTTCTTATTGGCCGAGAATTGGTCGCCATTCCAGAGCCGACGCTTGAAGATGCACCTGTCAACCGCTTGACCCGTTGGAAGTATTTGCAGTCTCTTCGACAGCAATTTTGGAAACGCTGGTCGAATGAGTATCTCAACACACTCCAAGCTCACTCTAAGTGGCATAACGGTTCTCCAAACGTTACTCCTGGGCTCATCGTGATTATTAAAGAAGACAACCTTCCACCGCAGTCATGGAAATTGGGCAGAATTGTGAAGGTTTACCCTGGCAAGGATTTAGTAGTAAGGGTAGTTGACGTTGAAACATCTACTGGGGTATACCGTCGTTCAGTATTCAGACTCGCACCACTTCCAATCGAAGACAACGATCAAGCTCTCGCATCTACAGATCCACAGTGA